The Chryseolinea soli genome contains a region encoding:
- a CDS encoding SusC/RagA family TonB-linked outer membrane protein: MESTLIVQTNSVTGIVSDEGGMGMPGVNVIVKGTSNGTTTDANGAYSLALPSDEASTVLVFTFIGYLSQEQPLNGRTAVNVTLAADVQQLTEVVVVGYGTQRKKDITGSVSSISTKEVTELPVTNAQQALQGRIPGVDVVSTGTQPGAGVSVRIRGRRSFNAGNDPLYVLDGIPLAGGISDINTQDIQSMDVLKDASATAIYGSRGANGVVLITTKRGTTDGKTKVSYDGYYGVTSSLGKIDMMNGAQFAEYKRESRRATGTYNDADPVAADAKLFEPVELEGIASGRTTDYQDLMLRNGHQQNHQIGILGGNEKTTFAISANYFNDVGIVPNQNFSRYTFRINIDHKIGKNVKIGTSTLASFNITNGDGFNPMPEALLNNPLGNPYNADGSLNFLPTTDGLRSNPLNEIVPGAIVREDKRARIFSSVYAEAKLAEGLTYRVNFGPDYQTRRRGEFTGSLTNARRKGDPTARTDNYNTLAYTLENVVNYTKSFGQNSFNITGLYSIQRQTDEYYNTMVRGVPAEYMQFSNLGAAPIIEGVGSSYNQWTIQSYMGRINYTLKDKYLFTITGRADGSSRFADGRKYGFFPSAAVGWNVIEEDFMKNVRVFSNLKLRASYGKTGNTGIDPYKTLGELERTKYAFGSSSAYGYHPLSLVSPNLKWETTVSGNVGLDFGVFNGRVQGSVDVYIQNTSDLLMEQQLPPTSGTSNLYLNNVGKTRNKGIEIAINSVNIDHSSSFKWTTELNFYANREAIVNLYGATKDDIGNGWFIGKPMTVFYDYEKVGIWQTAELDQATQYQRKPGEIKVADLAGRDADGNLVSGADGKINADDRKILGSDVPDWTGGMTNRFYYKGFDFSFFLYTRQGGMIRSLFHSNYNNLFGRYNNLDVDYWTPNNPTNAYPRPNQNQEFPVYGSSLTYFDGSFVKVRNITFGYTLPKGIVDRLKLESVRIYASAQNPFIFASYRSKYKGIDPEFARTPSAGRERTAELDAATPSSKLILVGLNIKL; this comes from the coding sequence ATGGAATCCACTCTGATTGTTCAAACCAACTCCGTGACCGGCATTGTGTCGGATGAGGGTGGGATGGGCATGCCGGGTGTGAACGTGATTGTGAAAGGCACCAGCAACGGCACCACCACCGACGCGAACGGCGCTTACTCTTTGGCCTTGCCGTCAGACGAGGCTTCTACTGTTTTGGTTTTCACTTTTATCGGCTACCTCTCGCAGGAGCAACCGCTCAATGGCCGCACCGCGGTGAACGTGACGCTGGCGGCCGACGTACAGCAACTCACCGAAGTCGTGGTGGTGGGTTACGGCACACAACGCAAGAAAGATATTACCGGATCGGTCAGTTCCATTTCCACCAAGGAAGTAACCGAGTTGCCCGTGACCAACGCACAACAAGCCTTGCAAGGACGCATCCCCGGCGTGGATGTGGTTTCGACCGGAACACAACCCGGAGCCGGCGTGAGCGTTCGCATTCGCGGAAGACGTTCTTTTAATGCGGGCAATGATCCCTTGTATGTCCTCGACGGCATACCGTTGGCCGGCGGCATCAGTGACATCAACACGCAGGACATTCAATCGATGGACGTGTTGAAGGATGCATCGGCCACCGCCATTTATGGTTCACGCGGGGCCAACGGCGTGGTGCTCATCACCACCAAGCGCGGCACGACCGATGGCAAAACCAAAGTCTCCTATGACGGCTATTACGGTGTGACCAGCAGCCTGGGAAAGATCGACATGATGAACGGCGCCCAATTTGCAGAATACAAACGCGAATCGCGCCGCGCTACGGGCACCTACAATGACGCCGATCCTGTGGCAGCCGACGCCAAACTGTTCGAACCGGTTGAATTGGAAGGCATTGCCTCGGGCAGAACCACCGACTACCAGGACCTGATGCTCCGCAATGGTCACCAGCAAAATCACCAGATCGGCATCTTAGGAGGAAACGAGAAAACCACGTTTGCTATCTCTGCCAACTATTTCAACGATGTCGGTATTGTTCCCAACCAGAATTTTTCACGCTACACGTTCCGCATCAACATCGATCACAAGATTGGCAAAAATGTGAAGATCGGAACGTCTACGCTGGCGTCGTTCAACATCACCAACGGCGACGGCTTCAATCCGATGCCCGAAGCGTTGTTGAATAACCCGCTTGGCAATCCTTACAATGCCGACGGCTCTTTGAATTTTCTCCCGACCACCGACGGCCTGCGCTCCAACCCGCTGAATGAAATTGTACCCGGCGCCATTGTGCGCGAAGACAAACGCGCGCGCATTTTCAGCTCCGTGTACGCGGAAGCGAAATTGGCGGAAGGCTTGACGTATCGCGTAAACTTCGGTCCCGACTATCAGACCCGCAGAAGGGGAGAGTTCACCGGCAGCCTCACCAACGCCCGCCGCAAAGGCGATCCCACGGCCCGGACGGATAACTACAATACACTAGCCTATACGTTGGAAAACGTAGTGAACTACACCAAGAGCTTTGGCCAAAATTCATTCAACATCACCGGTCTCTACAGCATCCAGCGCCAGACCGATGAGTATTATAACACGATGGTCCGCGGTGTGCCTGCTGAATACATGCAGTTCAGCAACCTCGGTGCGGCGCCGATCATCGAAGGCGTTGGAAGCAGCTACAACCAGTGGACCATTCAGTCGTACATGGGCCGTATCAACTATACGCTTAAAGACAAATACCTCTTCACCATCACCGGCCGCGCCGACGGTTCGTCACGGTTTGCCGATGGCAGGAAATATGGATTCTTCCCTTCCGCAGCCGTGGGATGGAATGTGATCGAAGAAGATTTCATGAAGAATGTCCGCGTCTTTTCGAATTTGAAACTGCGGGCCAGCTATGGCAAAACCGGGAACACCGGCATCGATCCTTACAAGACCCTCGGTGAACTGGAGCGAACCAAGTATGCTTTCGGAAGCTCGAGCGCCTATGGATACCATCCCTTAAGCCTGGTGAGCCCGAATTTGAAATGGGAGACCACTGTGTCGGGTAACGTGGGATTGGATTTTGGAGTCTTCAACGGACGCGTTCAAGGTTCGGTGGATGTGTACATTCAAAACACGTCCGACCTCTTGATGGAGCAACAACTGCCCCCGACCTCGGGAACGTCCAACCTCTATCTCAACAACGTGGGCAAGACCCGTAACAAAGGGATTGAGATCGCCATCAACTCCGTTAACATTGACCATAGCAGCAGCTTTAAGTGGACCACCGAATTGAATTTCTATGCCAACCGCGAAGCCATCGTGAACCTCTATGGTGCTACGAAAGATGATATCGGCAACGGTTGGTTTATCGGTAAACCCATGACGGTGTTCTATGACTATGAAAAGGTCGGCATCTGGCAAACGGCCGAGTTGGATCAAGCCACGCAATACCAACGCAAACCCGGCGAGATCAAGGTGGCCGACCTGGCCGGTCGTGATGCCGATGGCAACCTGGTGAGCGGTGCCGATGGCAAGATCAATGCCGACGACCGCAAGATCCTCGGTTCCGACGTGCCCGACTGGACGGGAGGGATGACGAACCGCTTTTATTACAAAGGCTTCGACTTCTCTTTCTTCCTCTACACCCGTCAGGGCGGCATGATCCGCAGCTTGTTCCACAGCAACTACAACAACCTGTTCGGACGCTACAACAACCTGGACGTGGACTACTGGACACCGAACAACCCCACCAACGCCTATCCACGCCCCAACCAAAACCAGGAGTTCCCGGTGTACGGCTCGTCGCTTACGTATTTCGACGGCTCGTTTGTGAAAGTGCGGAACATCACGTTTGGCTACACGCTGCCGAAGGGCATTGTGGACCGTTTGAAGCTCGAGTCGGTGCGCATCTACGCCAGCGCGCAGAACCCTTTCATCTTTGCTTCTTATCGTTCCAAGTATAAGGGGATCGATCCCGAGTTTGCCCGCACGCCATCGGCCGGACGGGAGCGCACCGCCGAGTTGGATGCGGCTACGCCCAGCAGCAAGCTCATCCTGGTCGGTCTGAACATTAAACTTTAA
- a CDS encoding SDR family NAD(P)-dependent oxidoreductase — protein MKTVLITGASGNLGKASVERFLADGYTVLATVTPGKTLGFETSGKVITYEADLTDEQAVETVVAKAIATHGTLDAALLLVGGYTYGGIAEADGKTVKKMIALNFETAYNVARPVFQQMVKQGGGRIVFVGARPALKATDGKKSLAYALSKSLVFKLAELLNATGNASNVTASVVVPSTIDTPTNREAMPQADFTAWVAPDAIADALAHICSSKTNDWRETVLKIYGRA, from the coding sequence ATGAAAACAGTATTGATCACCGGCGCATCCGGCAATTTGGGAAAGGCTTCAGTTGAACGCTTTTTGGCGGATGGCTACACCGTGTTGGCCACGGTAACACCGGGAAAAACATTGGGCTTCGAAACTTCTGGAAAAGTGATCACCTATGAGGCGGACCTCACCGATGAACAGGCCGTGGAGACCGTGGTTGCCAAAGCGATCGCCACACACGGCACGCTCGACGCGGCCCTGCTGTTAGTAGGCGGCTACACCTATGGCGGCATTGCCGAAGCCGATGGCAAGACCGTAAAGAAAATGATCGCGCTGAATTTTGAGACGGCCTACAACGTCGCGCGGCCCGTCTTTCAACAAATGGTAAAACAGGGTGGCGGCCGCATTGTTTTTGTTGGCGCAAGACCCGCGCTGAAAGCAACTGACGGGAAAAAATCGCTGGCCTATGCCCTATCCAAATCGCTGGTCTTCAAATTGGCCGAGCTGCTCAACGCCACCGGCAACGCTTCGAACGTTACGGCTTCGGTCGTGGTGCCCAGCACCATCGACACGCCCACAAACCGCGAGGCCATGCCCCAAGCCGACTTCACCGCCTGGGTAGCCCCCGACGCCATCGCCGATGCCCTCGCCCACATCTGCTCATCCAAAACCAACGACTGGCGCGAAACCGTTTTGAAGATCTACGGCCGCGCCTGA
- a CDS encoding ABC transporter permease — MLKNFFKTAFRNIVKYKAYSLINFVGLTCGLTLALLIITYVRNEIGYDRFHEKAERLYRFRYTAPNGLEIAATPPPIAPVLKDYFPEVEETARLYQRNVSITRPNNPEAFEESDILFADSAIAKIFTFDFVKGNPKRALCDKFTVLINEEMAKKYFGDANPVGESLIFSGRQSFKVIGVVKNFPEQSHLRFNMLVPYDNMFDLETPETAQVLKNNLAINFIISHSYTYVLLKPGATPNHINQEMGAFLKKYAQPRFLVGQIFQLMPVVDIHLKSTLLAEPSSTNTMANIYIFIGIGVLTLIIACINYINLSTAQSFTRIKEIGIRKILGSMKYQLILQFLAESFLFSLVSMGIAYVAFHFMLPLLNLLTGKHLVFWEVVDGKLLVASALLLAFITALAGGYPAYFVTQFESVSALKGRGGSEGGNQFLRKALVVFQLAIACMLLSASLLIVKQLRYLEDRPLGFQRSQVINIPLASQNLNGIFSQRDSAFSTRLQTFRDRAEGLSGVKQTTLSSGAPGLGVVYRGIVPDGFTTEDNLFIANMSVDYDFLKSYDMEVVAGRGFSRNYGTDPAEGYVVNETAVREFKWETPDKALGKTINKEGKKGKVVGVVKDFNFASLTTPMSALVMDLNPDQFNTLSITFANAEGQSIIQQLEADWNKLFPEKAFEYSFLDESLQSQYSNYQNFGTIIQSFTGIAILISCLGVYGLVLFTVQRKVKEIGVRKVLGANVRSILLLIYRDFALLIAIGFCVAVPLSYYFMNQWLSNFIYHTEITSLTFVISLASVLAIVTLTVSYQAIRAALANPVNSLRSE; from the coding sequence ATGCTCAAGAACTTTTTTAAAACGGCCTTTCGCAACATTGTGAAGTACAAGGCCTACTCGCTCATCAACTTCGTGGGTCTTACCTGCGGGTTGACGCTGGCATTGCTCATCATCACCTATGTGCGGAATGAAATTGGCTACGACCGTTTTCATGAGAAGGCGGAGCGTCTGTATCGCTTCCGCTACACGGCGCCAAACGGCCTGGAGATTGCCGCCACGCCGCCGCCCATTGCGCCGGTGCTGAAAGACTATTTCCCTGAGGTGGAGGAGACCGCGCGGCTGTACCAGCGCAACGTCAGCATCACACGTCCGAACAACCCGGAAGCATTCGAGGAGTCGGACATCCTGTTTGCCGACTCGGCCATCGCCAAAATATTCACGTTCGATTTTGTGAAGGGCAACCCCAAACGCGCGCTGTGTGACAAGTTCACGGTGCTGATCAACGAAGAAATGGCGAAGAAATATTTCGGCGATGCCAACCCCGTTGGCGAGTCGCTTATTTTTAGCGGGCGGCAGAGTTTTAAGGTTATCGGTGTGGTGAAAAATTTTCCGGAACAGTCGCACCTGCGCTTCAACATGCTGGTGCCCTACGACAACATGTTCGACCTGGAAACGCCGGAGACGGCCCAGGTGCTGAAGAACAACCTGGCCATCAACTTCATCATTAGTCATTCCTACACCTATGTGTTGCTGAAACCCGGCGCCACGCCAAATCACATCAACCAGGAGATGGGAGCCTTCCTGAAAAAATACGCACAGCCGCGATTCCTGGTGGGCCAGATCTTTCAACTCATGCCGGTGGTGGACATTCATTTGAAAAGCACGCTGCTGGCCGAGCCCTCGTCGACCAACACGATGGCCAACATCTATATTTTTATCGGCATCGGTGTGCTGACGTTGATCATTGCATGCATCAACTACATCAACCTGAGCACGGCGCAGTCGTTCACGCGCATCAAGGAGATCGGCATCCGGAAGATCCTGGGGTCGATGAAATATCAGCTCATCCTGCAGTTCCTGGCGGAGAGTTTTTTGTTTTCGCTGGTGTCGATGGGCATTGCCTATGTGGCCTTTCATTTTATGTTGCCCTTGCTGAACCTGCTTACCGGGAAGCACCTCGTGTTTTGGGAAGTGGTGGACGGCAAGCTGCTCGTGGCTTCTGCGTTATTGCTCGCCTTCATTACGGCGCTGGCCGGTGGATACCCGGCGTATTTTGTGACCCAGTTCGAGTCGGTGAGTGCTTTGAAAGGACGCGGCGGTTCGGAGGGGGGTAATCAATTTTTGCGCAAGGCGTTGGTGGTTTTCCAGTTGGCCATTGCGTGTATGTTGTTGTCGGCGTCGTTGCTCATTGTGAAGCAGCTCCGCTACCTGGAGGACCGGCCGTTGGGCTTTCAGCGGTCGCAGGTGATCAACATTCCATTGGCCAGCCAAAACCTGAACGGCATCTTCAGTCAGCGCGACTCGGCCTTTAGCACGCGACTGCAAACTTTCCGCGATCGGGCGGAAGGATTGAGCGGTGTGAAGCAGACCACGCTGTCTTCGGGCGCGCCCGGGCTGGGTGTGGTGTACCGGGGTATTGTTCCCGATGGTTTTACAACGGAAGACAACCTGTTCATCGCGAACATGTCGGTGGATTATGATTTCCTGAAATCGTATGATATGGAAGTGGTTGCCGGTCGCGGCTTTAGCAGGAACTATGGCACGGATCCGGCCGAGGGCTATGTGGTGAACGAAACCGCCGTCCGCGAATTCAAATGGGAAACACCGGACAAAGCCTTGGGCAAAACGATAAACAAGGAGGGCAAAAAAGGAAAAGTCGTTGGGGTGGTGAAGGATTTTAATTTTGCCTCCCTCACCACGCCGATGTCGGCCCTGGTGATGGATTTGAACCCGGATCAATTTAACACGCTCAGCATTACCTTTGCCAACGCGGAAGGCCAAAGCATCATCCAGCAACTCGAAGCCGACTGGAACAAGCTCTTCCCCGAGAAAGCGTTTGAGTATAGTTTCCTCGACGAGAGTTTGCAAAGCCAATATTCCAACTACCAGAATTTTGGAACGATCATTCAATCCTTTACCGGTATTGCCATTTTGATCTCCTGCCTGGGGGTATACGGCCTCGTGCTGTTCACGGTGCAGCGGAAGGTGAAGGAGATCGGCGTGCGCAAGGTGTTGGGCGCGAATGTGCGCAGCATTTTGTTGCTGATCTATCGCGACTTTGCGCTATTGATCGCGATCGGTTTTTGTGTGGCCGTGCCGTTGTCGTATTATTTTATGAATCAGTGGCTGTCGAATTTCATATACCATACGGAGATCACGTCGTTGACGTTTGTGATCAGCTTGGCATCGGTGCTAGCCATTGTCACGCTCACGGTGAGCTATCAAGCCATACGCGCCGCGCTGGCCAACCCGGTGAATTCGTTGCGCAGCGAATAA
- a CDS encoding sugar phosphate isomerase/epimerase family protein → MTNRRDALKTIGLLTGATVAPQLSFGKEQKKPAGKFKFCLNTSTISGQKPGLQKSIDIAARAGYDSVELWVPEIKAFKEGGNSLKTLKKLLDDSHVTVEDAIGFAPWMVEDDTQRAAGFAQMKEEMEMMAELGCTRIAAPSSGVKADVPLDLFKVGERYKQLLDLGRKTGVMPLLEFWGSSPVFYHFGQALMAAAVANDPDARILPDVYHLFRGGSGFDCLKMVNGKLIDVIHMNDYPSDIPREQQKDSNRVYPGDGVAPLKQILTDLSNMGGTKVLSLELFNLEYWKNDALTVAKTGLEKMRKAVAMI, encoded by the coding sequence ATGACCAACAGAAGAGACGCCCTAAAAACAATAGGACTCCTTACCGGCGCCACCGTGGCTCCTCAGCTCAGTTTCGGAAAAGAGCAAAAGAAGCCTGCCGGCAAATTCAAATTCTGTCTCAACACCAGCACCATCAGCGGCCAAAAGCCAGGCCTTCAAAAGTCTATCGACATCGCCGCGCGGGCCGGCTACGACAGCGTGGAGCTGTGGGTACCCGAAATAAAAGCGTTCAAAGAAGGCGGCAACTCCCTGAAGACCCTAAAGAAACTTCTCGACGACAGCCACGTCACCGTCGAGGACGCCATCGGCTTTGCCCCCTGGATGGTGGAGGACGACACACAGCGTGCCGCGGGATTTGCACAAATGAAAGAAGAAATGGAGATGATGGCGGAACTGGGATGCACGCGCATTGCCGCACCCTCGTCGGGAGTGAAGGCGGATGTGCCGCTGGACCTTTTCAAGGTGGGCGAACGCTATAAACAATTGCTGGACCTGGGACGCAAGACGGGCGTGATGCCCCTGCTGGAGTTCTGGGGATCGTCGCCCGTATTCTATCACTTCGGCCAGGCGCTGATGGCGGCCGCCGTGGCCAACGACCCCGATGCACGCATTCTCCCCGATGTCTACCACCTGTTCCGCGGCGGCTCGGGTTTCGATTGCCTCAAGATGGTGAACGGAAAACTCATCGACGTCATCCACATGAACGACTACCCCTCCGACATTCCGCGCGAGCAACAAAAAGACTCGAACCGCGTCTACCCAGGCGACGGCGTGGCACCCCTCAAACAGATCTTGACGGACCTGTCGAACATGGGCGGCACAAAAGTGCTGTCGCTGGAATTATTCAACCTCGAATACTGGAAGAACGACGCGCTGACCGTGGCAAAGACGGGACTGGAAAAGATGCGAAAGGCTGTGGCGATGATATAA
- a CDS encoding LLM class flavin-dependent oxidoreductase gives MKLKLSVLDQTPIRRGTTAAEALQESIALARFVDKLGYTRYWLSEHHNINTLAGAAPEVFIARLAAETKHLRFGSGGIMLPNHSALKVAENFRLLEALYPGRIDLGVGRAPGGDRLTASLLNPSNTFSPKDYVQQLVDLKGFLNLDTQAGAVHDRVRAIPNIETAPALWMLTSSGESAYIAAHFGMALSFAQFINPNGGPEALQAYRQNFKPSAELPEPQTSVGVFVFCGDTEEKVARVQAVMDYRLLSIEKGKVDESPSYESVRGYDYSHDEWERVLYNRHRTIVGTPEVVKRRIEKMAKDFNTDEIVMSTFADDFEDRLRSYEILAESFALKATESVVSRA, from the coding sequence ATGAAGTTGAAATTAAGTGTGCTGGACCAGACTCCTATCCGCCGGGGAACCACCGCCGCAGAGGCCCTCCAGGAATCCATCGCCCTCGCCCGTTTTGTTGATAAGCTGGGCTATACGCGCTACTGGCTTTCAGAGCATCACAACATCAATACGCTGGCCGGCGCCGCGCCGGAAGTGTTTATCGCCCGGCTGGCGGCCGAAACAAAGCACCTCCGGTTTGGGTCGGGCGGTATCATGCTGCCCAACCACAGTGCCCTGAAGGTGGCGGAGAACTTTCGCTTGCTGGAAGCACTGTATCCGGGCCGCATCGACCTGGGTGTAGGACGCGCTCCCGGTGGTGACCGGCTCACGGCTTCTTTACTGAACCCCTCCAACACCTTCAGCCCCAAAGACTATGTGCAACAACTCGTAGACTTGAAAGGCTTTTTGAATCTTGACACGCAAGCCGGCGCGGTGCATGATCGCGTGCGGGCTATTCCCAATATTGAAACCGCACCCGCCCTCTGGATGCTCACCTCCAGCGGCGAGAGTGCCTACATCGCGGCGCATTTCGGCATGGCGTTGTCGTTTGCCCAATTCATCAATCCCAACGGTGGACCTGAAGCGTTGCAAGCCTATCGTCAAAACTTCAAGCCGTCGGCAGAATTACCCGAGCCGCAGACCAGCGTGGGTGTTTTTGTTTTTTGTGGCGACACGGAAGAAAAGGTCGCCCGCGTGCAGGCCGTGATGGACTATCGGTTGCTCAGCATAGAGAAGGGAAAGGTTGACGAATCGCCGTCCTATGAGTCGGTGCGTGGCTATGACTATTCCCACGACGAATGGGAGCGCGTGCTCTACAACCGCCACCGCACCATCGTGGGCACACCCGAGGTGGTGAAGCGAAGGATCGAAAAAATGGCAAAAGACTTCAACACCGATGAAATTGTGATGTCTACTTTCGCCGACGACTTCGAAGACCGGTTGAGGTCGTATGAAATCCTGGCCGAAAGCTTCGCCCTGAAAGCCACCGAAAGCGTTGTATCGCGAGCCTGA
- a CDS encoding D-sedoheptulose-7-phosphate isomerase produces the protein MKPYFTSYIQNLQAALGALPADRLEHILEKFREAASREQQVFTFGNGGSAMSATHFVTDLGKGASDNMKKRFRCISLSSNIGWLTALGNDYSYDEIFVRQLMNLARPGDLAFTMSVSGNSPNLVKAVEWCKANGVYTIALLGGQRGAITNLVDYAVVVDDKHYARVEDVHMSICHMISFAFIENALA, from the coding sequence ATGAAACCTTATTTCACCTCCTACATCCAAAACCTGCAAGCCGCCCTGGGCGCCCTTCCGGCCGACCGCCTCGAACACATCCTCGAAAAATTCCGGGAAGCCGCCAGCCGCGAACAACAAGTCTTCACCTTTGGCAACGGCGGCAGCGCCATGAGCGCCACCCACTTCGTCACCGACCTTGGCAAAGGCGCGTCCGACAACATGAAGAAACGCTTTCGCTGCATCTCGCTTAGCAGCAACATCGGCTGGCTCACTGCCCTGGGCAACGATTATTCGTATGACGAAATTTTTGTCCGCCAGCTCATGAACCTGGCGCGCCCGGGCGACCTCGCCTTTACCATGAGTGTGAGCGGAAACTCGCCCAACCTGGTGAAGGCTGTGGAGTGGTGCAAGGCCAACGGTGTTTATACGATTGCTTTGCTGGGAGGACAACGCGGGGCTATTACCAACCTGGTAGATTATGCAGTGGTGGTGGATGACAAACATTATGCGCGGGTGGAGGATGTGCATATGAGTATTTGTCATATGATCAGTTTTGCGTTTATTGAGAATGCGCTAGCGTAA
- a CDS encoding ROK family protein — translation MSGRCYVGIEIGGTKLQIVAGDDDLRISHRLRATIKKEDGATGILKQMETLLDDLTRSIEPTAIGVGFGGPVDRLSGRILTSHQVNGWSGFELAAKLKQHYGVPVVLDNDANAAALAEALFGAGKNKERVFYITLGSGIGGGMVVDQKLYYGALPGEVEVGHLRLDREGTTLETCCSGWAVDKKIREAIQRQPSGKLYELAWGGEGAGAGGEARHLSQALAHGDETAKNILQETAASLGFALSHVVHLFHPDIMVVGGGLSLIGPALTDAITAELDQHLLKAFLPGPPVVVAQCGEDVVPLGAMALAREATVNIF, via the coding sequence ATGTCCGGTCGCTGCTATGTGGGTATTGAAATCGGGGGCACCAAGCTACAGATCGTGGCCGGCGACGACGATCTGCGGATCAGTCACCGCCTCCGTGCCACCATCAAAAAAGAAGATGGCGCCACAGGCATACTCAAACAAATGGAAACCTTGCTCGACGATCTCACGCGCTCAATCGAGCCTACGGCAATCGGCGTTGGTTTTGGAGGGCCGGTCGATCGTCTGTCGGGACGCATCCTCACCTCGCACCAGGTCAACGGCTGGTCTGGATTTGAACTCGCCGCGAAATTGAAGCAACACTACGGCGTTCCCGTCGTACTGGACAACGACGCCAACGCGGCTGCGCTGGCCGAAGCCTTGTTCGGCGCAGGAAAGAATAAGGAACGTGTATTCTACATCACGCTGGGCAGTGGCATCGGCGGAGGAATGGTCGTCGATCAGAAATTGTATTATGGCGCCCTGCCCGGTGAAGTGGAAGTTGGCCACCTGCGCCTCGACCGCGAGGGCACCACCCTGGAAACGTGTTGCTCCGGGTGGGCGGTCGATAAAAAAATACGAGAGGCCATCCAACGTCAGCCCTCCGGCAAGTTGTATGAGTTGGCCTGGGGTGGGGAAGGGGCAGGGGCAGGGGGAGAAGCCCGCCATCTCTCGCAAGCCCTGGCTCACGGCGATGAGACCGCTAAGAACATTCTTCAAGAAACCGCCGCGTCATTGGGGTTTGCCCTGTCTCATGTGGTGCATTTGTTCCATCCGGATATCATGGTCGTGGGAGGAGGACTTTCCCTGATCGGCCCAGCGCTCACCGACGCCATCACTGCCGAACTCGATCAACACCTTTTGAAAGCATTTTTGCCTGGCCCTCCCGTTGTCGTCGCACAATGTGGAGAGGACGTGGTTCCCCTTGGGGCCATGGCGCTCGCCCGCGAGGCAACCGTAAATATTTTTTAA